From Microcoleus sp. bin38.metabat.b11b12b14.051:
CAGGATTCCATATTCATGTGGCGCAGTCCCGATAGGGGTTCGGCGCCGACAATTTCTGACAGAAATGTTTCCGAAGATCCGTCGCCGTGGAGGATGCAGGTTTCTCCGCCTTCTTCGTAGTTGATCACGAATTGCAGTGCTAGGCGCGATCGATCTGGCCACTGAGGATCGGGGGGATTTTGACCGTAACCGACTAATTCTCGGGGATAATTTGCTGGCATATATAACAGTTGACAGTTGACAGTTGATAGTTGACAGTTGACAGTTGACAGTTTGCCAATTTCCAATTCCCAATTCCCAATTCTTCAATCTCAAATCTCAAATCTCAAATCCTAGGATGACAATGGGCAGTTGACAGTTGACAGTTACATAGCAGTGCTATCAATTGTCAACTGTCAGCGGTTACATAAGGGTCTCGCATCCGGGCTTTTAACGGTGGCATTTTTTTAAACAGTGCTGTCAGTTGTCAATTTTCAACTGTCAACTGTCAACTGTCAACTGTCAACTGTCAGCGGTTACATAAGGGTCTCGCATCCGGGCTTTTAACGGTGGCATTTTTTTAAACAGTGCTGTCAGTTGTCAATTTTCAACTGTCAACTGTCAACTGTCAACTGTTTACCATCTTGCTTTTCTATCTCCTCAATTTCTTTAATTACCCGCGCTTTACTGGCGATTAAATGGTCTTTAATCGCTGCCTGGGCTGCGGCTGCATTCTGTTCGCTGACAGCCTGATAAATGCGGCGGTGTTCGCTGCGAATTTCCAAGACGCCGGGATTGTATGCCATCGTCCGCAGCCGTACTAAAATCATTTTGTCAAACACTTGATCCAGGAGAGTTACTAACCAATGATTGCCAGAACTTTGTGCTACCAAGCGGTGAAATTGGTAGTCAGCATAGAGCAATTGATAATTTGTCAATTCGCCCGATCGCTCCGGTGCCGTATTTTCTGCTTGCAGCACGATCGCTTCTAATTGTTGTACTTGAGCGGGTGTAGCATTTTGGCAGGCCCCGGCCGCCGATAGCTGTTCCAAAGCAATCCGACAATCATAAAGATCCGCTGCATCTGCGATCGACAAAGTGGCCACGCGCAATCCATTATTCTGCGGATCTGCGGTCACTAAATTCTCTCGTTGCAGTTGGCACAAAGCCTCTCTCACCGGAGTCCGGCTGACGTTGAGCATATCTGCCAGTTGTGTTTCGATCAGGCGTTCTCCAGCCGCCAATTCCCCCGACAGGATAGCAGTGCGGAGAGCTTGGTAAGTTTGTTCGTGAAGCGATTGAGTGCGGCGAATCGCGCGAAATGAAAGAGCCAAAATCAGTTATCCTTAAGTTAAAACTAAAGTGAAGTCACTATTGTTAAAGATTGTTGATTCAGCCTCATCTCTAAGATTTTTTCTGTAAAATAACTGTAGGTTTTGGCTGTCTCATGCTCAATCATACAACACCTTGACGCTTGTTTGACATACCTCAGCCTCAAGAAGCTGCGATCGCAAACAAAATTTCGGTAGATTGTACGCGACACCTGTAGGTAGACGGGACTGCCTTTCGTCGTGTCAACAATCGCCTAAAAGTCATGAGAAATCTCGTTTTTAGCCAAGCCTATCACCCCCGCACATCTCTCTTATTAAGGGGGACGAAAGAGAAGATTCTTATCCCCCCCCTTAGCAAGGGGGGGTTAGGGGGGGTCAAGAGCCAAACCGCCAAACAGCAGTCTATGAGTACGTTTGACCTAGTTGTTAACACGAATGTCCCCCGCCGTGTCCCTACCCGCACCTTAAAAGCTGAACTGAGTCCGCAGATTGCCCACAAACACGGTGGGATTGCCATCAAAGTTGTTAGCATTAAAGATAGCGTAGAATGCCGGGACGATCGCAATATTATTAGTAATCGGGTAGTAATACGAACCCTCCAGCTCGTACTGAGTACCTCCGTTGCCGCCGCCCGAGAGCAAAAACCTGCGACCCGATATATAATTGT
This genomic window contains:
- a CDS encoding GntR family transcriptional regulator, with protein sequence MALSFRAIRRTQSLHEQTYQALRTAILSGELAAGERLIETQLADMLNVSRTPVREALCQLQRENLVTADPQNNGLRVATLSIADAADLYDCRIALEQLSAAGACQNATPAQVQQLEAIVLQAENTAPERSGELTNYQLLYADYQFHRLVAQSSGNHWLVTLLDQVFDKMILVRLRTMAYNPGVLEIRSEHRRIYQAVSEQNAAAAQAAIKDHLIASKARVIKEIEEIEKQDGKQLTVDS